The nucleotide window AATGCGGGCTTTGCCCAGGCCAATCCCTTTGGGGATGCACCGGCGAACGATGGATTCGATGATTTCAGCGCTGGACCGACACTGGATATTTCCAGTGATGACTTACCATTTTAATTGAAAGGAGATCGACTATGGCATTCAAAAAACAGCGTATGGGACGCAAAAAGGTCTGCTATTTCACAAAAAACAATATCACTTCGATCGACTATAAAGATGTTGAACTGCTGAAGCGGTTTGTTTCTGCCAACGGCAAGATCATTCCACGGCGGGTTACCGGCACACGTGCTAAGTATCAGCGCATGCTGGCAACAGCGATTAAACGCGCACGCCAGATGGCTTTGCTGCCTTACGTTAACGACTAAGTTATGAAAAAGCCTCCATCAGTGATCTGGTGGAGGTTTTTGCCATTCACAGGAGGGATAACATGAATAATAGTGTAAGAAAAATAACTGACGGCGCGATGATGGTCGCTCTGATCGGCCTGTTTCTGTTTTTAAACCGCCAGCTGGCTGGACTTTTAGATCTCTATGCCGCATGGCTGGTGCCGCTGCCGATGGTCATGTACGCGGTAAAATACGGATGGAAAAGCGCGTTGGTTCCGTTTGTTTCCGTTATTTTTCTTTCATTCATTATCGCTGGGCCGCAGACCTGGTTTTATGTGATTACCGCCTGCGTCTGCGGTGTGGTTTATGGGCAGGGCGTGAAAAGCGGATGGAATAATCTGCGTCTGATGCTGACGACGATGATCTTTACGATTCTCTCAAATTTAATCACAACGGTTTTATTTGCTTCCTTTTTCGGTTATGATATAGCTATGGAAATTTCCGAAATAGGCAAAATGATGACGCAGATGTCGGATAATTTCAATCTGCAGCTGCCGTCGGGATTGGACATGACGGGATTTCTCAAGATGATTTTTGTCTTATCCGCGGTTCTGACCGGGGTTATGGAAGGCATCATCGTCCATCTGCTTTCTAATTTTATGCTGAAACGGATGAAGATCAAGGTAGCTCCGCCGAAACCGCTCAGTGAAATCATGATTCCGAAGTGGCTGGCGTATGTCTGCTTCTTTCTGTTTAT belongs to Holdemania massiliensis and includes:
- the rpsR gene encoding 30S ribosomal protein S18, yielding MAFKKQRMGRKKVCYFTKNNITSIDYKDVELLKRFVSANGKIIPRRVTGTRAKYQRMLATAIKRARQMALLPYVND
- a CDS encoding DUF2232 domain-containing protein; the encoded protein is MNNSVRKITDGAMMVALIGLFLFLNRQLAGLLDLYAAWLVPLPMVMYAVKYGWKSALVPFVSVIFLSFIIAGPQTWFYVITACVCGVVYGQGVKSGWNNLRLMLTTMIFTILSNLITTVLFASFFGYDIAMEISEIGKMMTQMSDNFNLQLPSGLDMTGFLKMIFVLSAVLTGVMEGIIVHLLSNFMLKRMKIKVAPPKPLSEIMIPKWLAYVCFFLFIGSNFVGQFTTLPPLVTELILVGGVLGALVLVFFGYLCCLVYGAVRYHKNVALYIILLTFLLLPIMLPLLAIVGFLYVTTDMRQKILGR